One window of the Opitutales bacterium genome contains the following:
- a CDS encoding purine nucleoside permease, which translates to MNVRNHLNLCSFAALLASLIAPLEAQETNPIPIKAVIVAMFEIGEDTGDRPAEFQFWVERFPLEETIPFPAGFRDLRFNRDKGVLGMVTGIGTARSTASIMALGMDPRFDLTEAYWLVAGISGIDPEDASLGSAAWADWLIDGDLSHHIDAREIEPGWETGYIPLRKSSPYEMPLQDDLEGVVFKLEPDFVEFAYQLTKDVEIPDTEAMQILRAKYDGYPMAQKPPFVLKGDQLAAMTFWHGKLMNDWANDWTDYFTDGKGEFVTSAMEDTGTYTSLERLTLAGKADVSRLLVLRTASNFTMQYPGISAAASLSGEKKGGYSAFIPSLEAAYRVGKPVIDFILDDWETYRKRLPNPSDLD; encoded by the coding sequence ATGAATGTCAGAAACCATCTCAATCTCTGTAGCTTCGCTGCACTTTTGGCCTCACTGATTGCTCCGCTCGAGGCGCAAGAGACGAACCCGATTCCGATAAAAGCGGTCATTGTCGCGATGTTCGAAATCGGTGAGGACACTGGAGACCGACCCGCTGAATTCCAATTTTGGGTCGAACGTTTCCCTCTCGAAGAGACGATACCTTTTCCTGCGGGATTTCGCGACCTCCGGTTCAACCGAGACAAAGGGGTTCTGGGTATGGTAACGGGAATCGGCACAGCGCGCAGCACGGCTTCCATCATGGCGCTAGGGATGGACCCTCGCTTCGATCTTACGGAAGCCTACTGGCTGGTAGCAGGGATTTCTGGGATCGACCCCGAGGACGCGTCGCTCGGCAGCGCTGCTTGGGCAGATTGGCTGATAGATGGGGACCTCTCGCACCACATCGATGCCCGGGAAATCGAGCCCGGATGGGAAACAGGTTACATCCCACTGCGCAAAAGCTCTCCGTATGAAATGCCGCTCCAGGACGACCTTGAGGGAGTAGTATTCAAGCTTGAGCCGGATTTTGTGGAATTTGCTTATCAGCTCACCAAGGACGTAGAGATCCCAGACACAGAGGCGATGCAGATTCTCAGAGCCAAATACGACGGGTATCCCATGGCTCAAAAACCTCCTTTCGTTCTCAAAGGAGATCAACTTGCAGCCATGACATTCTGGCACGGCAAGTTGATGAATGACTGGGCAAACGATTGGACAGATTACTTTACCGATGGAAAGGGAGAATTTGTAACATCTGCCATGGAAGACACAGGAACGTATACGTCGTTAGAACGCTTAACGCTCGCCGGAAAAGCCGACGTCTCTCGTCTCCTAGTTCTGCGCACCGCGTCAAACTTTACCATGCAGTATCCAGGCATTTCTGCGGCAGCCAGTCTGAGTGGAGAAAAGAAAGGAGGCTATTCTGCGTTTATCCCCTCGCTCGAAGCCGCCTACCGTGTGGGTAAACCGGTAATCGACTTCATCCTAGACGACTGGGAAACCTATCGCAAGCGCCTGCCCAATCCTTCGGACCTAGACTGA
- a CDS encoding SUMF1/EgtB/PvdO family nonheme iron enzyme: MFKILLKIFGVLLLIGLVLGGTYTATLLGPKKVDRSSSLTRSTEKQEEAEALIERSRQLELEFDAFTNDREPTRAELDKLREAVALIDNARAITTFYEADLVDRQESMLATYQDGMARLLKADSEDEEQSAISFEKEGKIQEAQFAYRRAYNLQLRANSEYTGSRFVDVGRATRLSRKITSLEAEPIYRSSLENEEAARNAFEGGDWIQARQFLRMAILEQQRLNQEFRGTQQASMTRLSRLETLDVTYRSAQAYSQVEKRIKEAEELFALRSWEDAARVFDDARRRQRKINEAFPDSAYASTERVLELEGRRQSALSKPFYQEIIAGVALIDVALKQREVNAAIRTIQQISETSDLMRNDFPRHGHDLDEIVLKLAYLNVNQGRIPEIHQWVDTNSAPIPNRSNLRLANREVNQQLYTWIMGNNPSTYFGEELHVSSISFAEAQTFCQRLGWLLGAPVRLPSVEEYRLALGEVSLAEIVSSQRGLDDPATQPSGYGDANQYGFYNLLGNVAEWISATEVFGGDASMTPEQLVAVPVETIAVGTTSRLIGLRFLVEAP, encoded by the coding sequence GTGTTCAAAATCCTTTTAAAAATCTTTGGTGTTCTTTTGCTGATCGGCTTGGTCCTTGGCGGTACTTACACAGCGACGCTTTTAGGACCAAAGAAGGTGGATCGTAGTTCTAGTTTAACGCGGTCTACGGAGAAGCAGGAGGAGGCAGAGGCGCTCATCGAGCGGAGCCGGCAGCTCGAATTGGAGTTTGATGCTTTCACCAATGATCGAGAGCCGACGCGTGCGGAGCTCGATAAACTCAGGGAGGCTGTCGCACTGATTGATAATGCGCGAGCAATCACCACATTTTATGAGGCGGATCTGGTCGATCGCCAAGAATCGATGCTTGCCACCTATCAAGATGGCATGGCACGTCTTTTGAAGGCAGACTCTGAGGACGAGGAGCAAAGCGCCATTTCTTTTGAAAAAGAAGGGAAAATTCAGGAGGCACAGTTTGCGTACCGTCGTGCGTATAATTTACAACTGCGCGCCAATAGCGAATACACTGGGAGCCGTTTCGTAGATGTCGGTCGTGCGACGCGTTTATCGCGCAAAATTACATCGCTGGAGGCCGAGCCGATCTATCGGTCTTCTTTGGAAAATGAAGAAGCGGCTAGAAATGCTTTTGAAGGGGGCGATTGGATTCAGGCTCGCCAGTTTTTGCGTATGGCCATCCTGGAGCAGCAGCGCCTGAATCAAGAATTTCGCGGCACTCAGCAGGCGAGCATGACACGATTGAGTCGACTCGAAACGCTAGACGTAACCTATCGATCCGCACAGGCTTATTCGCAGGTGGAAAAACGCATCAAAGAGGCGGAGGAGCTTTTTGCGCTCAGGAGCTGGGAGGATGCCGCGCGTGTATTTGACGATGCACGCCGCCGTCAGCGTAAAATAAATGAGGCGTTCCCAGATAGCGCCTATGCATCCACTGAGCGTGTTCTTGAACTTGAGGGACGCCGCCAATCGGCGCTCAGTAAGCCATTTTACCAGGAAATTATAGCTGGTGTTGCGTTGATCGATGTCGCCCTCAAGCAACGTGAGGTGAACGCTGCAATCCGAACTATTCAGCAGATCAGCGAGACAAGTGACCTCATGCGAAATGATTTTCCACGTCATGGGCACGATCTCGACGAGATTGTTTTGAAGTTGGCCTATCTCAACGTGAACCAGGGGCGGATTCCTGAGATCCATCAATGGGTGGACACAAATTCAGCGCCTATTCCAAATCGCTCAAATCTGCGACTTGCGAATCGCGAGGTGAATCAGCAGCTCTACACGTGGATTATGGGAAATAACCCATCGACCTATTTTGGCGAGGAACTGCATGTCTCTAGTATCTCCTTCGCGGAAGCTCAGACTTTTTGCCAACGCCTAGGATGGCTCTTGGGAGCCCCTGTTCGCTTGCCCAGCGTCGAGGAATATCGTCTAGCACTTGGGGAGGTAAGTCTGGCAGAAATTGTGTCCAGCCAGAGAGGGTTGGACGATCCTGCTACACAGCCCTCAGGATACGGCGATGCAAACCAATATGGCTTCTATAATTTACTGGGTAATGTTGCCGAGTGGATATCTGCGACAGAGGTCTTTGGTGGCGACGCGAGTATGACCCCCGAACAGTTGGTCGCTGTGCCGGTCGAAACTATTGCTGTCGGTACAACGTCGCGGTTAATTGGATTACGCTTTCTAGTCGAAGCGCCGTAG
- a CDS encoding NAD(P)/FAD-dependent oxidoreductase, giving the protein MSSEKKNIVVLGAGFAGVEFCKSFNAPGCEVTLVDRQNHHLFQPLIYQVATTGMSDSAVAVPVRKIFKDRSDIRVLKGEVTQVALTEKKVVLDDSNELPFDYLVIATGAKTSYFGKDQWAEHAPGMKSLDEANHLRNTVLSNFEKAELETDPVEKEKLLTIALVGGGPTGVELAGAFSEYINQVASSDYSTFGPKDVKIILIEAMARVLPPFTEENSARALKQLQQLGVDVRLNHMVKNIEPGILHFEDSKIESKNIFWTAGVGPGKWTSKLGVDTDRAGRIVVATDCSLPGHKNVFAIGDVAAMTDVVETRVPGVAPAAVQMGQFTAKLIAAEVSNPASRDNAPGFKYFDKGAMAIIGKGKAVLQTGSKKLQFGGPLAWLGWLTVHVLYLAGGKNKSGAILTWMYSYLFNKRGNRLITGQDETFSHKWEG; this is encoded by the coding sequence ATGAGCAGCGAAAAGAAGAATATCGTGGTCCTTGGGGCTGGCTTCGCAGGGGTGGAATTCTGCAAGTCTTTTAATGCACCAGGGTGCGAAGTAACTTTGGTCGACCGTCAAAATCATCACTTGTTTCAGCCTTTGATCTACCAAGTGGCTACCACGGGAATGTCTGACAGTGCGGTTGCAGTGCCCGTCCGTAAAATTTTTAAAGATCGCTCGGATATTCGTGTCCTCAAAGGTGAGGTAACGCAGGTAGCCTTGACTGAAAAGAAGGTTGTATTAGACGACAGCAACGAGCTGCCCTTCGATTATCTGGTCATCGCCACCGGAGCTAAGACGAGCTACTTTGGTAAGGACCAATGGGCTGAGCATGCACCGGGCATGAAGAGTTTGGACGAGGCTAATCATCTCAGAAACACGGTCTTGAGTAACTTCGAGAAAGCTGAGCTTGAGACCGACCCCGTCGAAAAGGAAAAGCTGTTAACCATCGCACTCGTCGGTGGCGGTCCCACCGGAGTAGAGCTCGCTGGAGCATTTTCTGAGTATATCAATCAAGTCGCATCTAGCGACTATAGCACGTTTGGCCCAAAGGATGTAAAAATTATCCTCATCGAAGCCATGGCGCGCGTGCTGCCTCCGTTTACCGAGGAAAATTCTGCCCGGGCTCTGAAGCAGCTTCAACAGCTCGGTGTCGATGTGCGACTGAACCACATGGTGAAAAACATCGAGCCCGGCATACTGCACTTCGAAGACAGCAAAATCGAATCAAAGAACATTTTTTGGACCGCAGGTGTTGGGCCGGGTAAGTGGACTTCTAAGCTCGGCGTCGACACGGACCGCGCGGGCCGTATTGTCGTGGCAACTGATTGCAGCCTGCCAGGCCATAAAAACGTCTTTGCTATCGGCGACGTAGCTGCGATGACGGACGTTGTGGAAACACGCGTCCCTGGTGTCGCACCAGCTGCGGTTCAGATGGGCCAATTTACCGCCAAGTTGATCGCTGCCGAAGTGAGTAATCCTGCGAGCCGCGATAACGCCCCAGGCTTCAAGTATTTTGATAAAGGGGCGATGGCTATCATCGGAAAGGGCAAAGCCGTGCTGCAGACTGGCAGTAAGAAACTCCAGTTTGGTGGCCCCCTCGCTTGGTTGGGTTGGCTGACGGTTCACGTCCTTTACTTAGCAGGTGGAAAAAACAAGTCTGGGGCCATCCTCACTTGGATGTATTCATACCTCTTCAACAAACGCGGAAACCGTTTGATCACTGGCCAAGACGAAACCTTTTCCCACAAGTGGGAGGGCTAA
- a CDS encoding twitching motility protein PilT codes for MRRTILVLRICFVLASLIAGGLIAYLNSDDQAWVTVLVAFLLSVFVVLVDVLLKGFSIRGLTAASLGLAMGALISFLVGTSPFFEPLESDPDLGPNVYLVRLILFCALSYICAVIALRGKDELNMIIPYVRFSKQEHRANLAVVDTSALIDGRLARICESGWMGFALVVPQFVIDELHGIAESKDSSKRAKGQHGIETLNLIRQMDQVDLQVPDSDIEKGTDVEAKVLFLAESMNACLLTIDINLAKLAELRGIPWLNVQDLARALQKEVIVGDRFEIDLVKQGRESDQAVGFISDGSMVVVGQASQHIGSRVSCEVESILPTTGGRMMFAKYLADPVSV; via the coding sequence GTGAGACGCACTATTCTAGTACTTCGAATCTGTTTTGTATTGGCGAGTTTGATCGCCGGTGGGCTGATCGCCTACTTAAACTCTGACGATCAAGCATGGGTCACAGTCTTAGTCGCCTTCCTCCTGTCAGTATTTGTGGTGCTCGTCGATGTGCTATTGAAGGGCTTCTCAATCCGTGGATTGACGGCGGCTTCTTTGGGGCTGGCCATGGGAGCGCTCATTTCGTTTTTGGTAGGGACGTCTCCGTTTTTCGAGCCCCTCGAGTCGGATCCTGATCTCGGCCCTAATGTGTATCTGGTCCGGTTGATATTGTTCTGTGCCTTATCCTATATCTGTGCGGTTATTGCGCTCCGTGGTAAAGACGAACTGAACATGATTATTCCCTACGTTCGTTTCTCTAAGCAAGAGCATCGAGCTAACTTGGCCGTGGTAGATACGAGCGCGTTAATCGATGGGCGCTTGGCCCGTATCTGTGAATCGGGCTGGATGGGTTTTGCCTTGGTCGTGCCTCAGTTTGTCATAGATGAGTTGCACGGCATCGCTGAGTCAAAAGATAGCAGCAAGCGCGCTAAAGGCCAGCACGGCATCGAAACGCTTAATCTCATACGGCAGATGGATCAGGTAGACCTTCAAGTACCGGATAGTGATATTGAGAAAGGGACAGATGTAGAGGCTAAGGTTCTGTTCTTAGCCGAGTCGATGAACGCTTGCCTGCTGACGATAGACATTAATTTAGCAAAACTCGCTGAATTACGCGGTATTCCTTGGCTCAATGTTCAAGACTTGGCCCGAGCGCTTCAAAAGGAAGTGATTGTGGGGGATCGATTTGAAATCGATCTCGTCAAGCAGGGCAGGGAATCCGATCAAGCGGTCGGCTTTATTTCTGATGGTTCCATGGTCGTAGTAGGCCAAGCTAGCCAACACATCGGCTCACGTGTATCCTGTGAGGTAGAGTCCATCCTCCCGACGACGGGGGGACGGATGATGTTTGCTAAGTACCTAGCGGATCCAGTCTCAGTCTAG
- a CDS encoding DEAD/DEAH box helicase — translation MTFKQLRLNRKLVKALAAKGYESPTPIQEQAIPHILKQSDMIGSAQTGTGKTAAFALPTIHLLKRHKKKHRSLVLTPTRELAVQVYEQFEAYSNLTGIKLAIIYGGVGYQQQLDQLRAPADVVIATPGRLLDHEEKGNIHLNEVEILILDEVDRMLDLGFIDDVRRIEKLCSHKKRQTLLFSATIPESVRKLSSWALEDPVEVIIGERKSPAATVDHSVYPVDPLQKFDLMVALIEGMEIESLIVFTRTRIGADRITRWLKEHDYQVSVMHSDLKQTDRLQALRDFKEGETNILVATDIASRGLDIKGVTHVINYDVPQHAEDYVHRIGRTGRANTQGVAITLASPEENPELMRIEKYIDGELDRRKLEEFPYRYDPLPAKPKPKRKKRNRGFQ, via the coding sequence ATGACCTTTAAACAACTCCGCCTTAATAGAAAGCTCGTAAAAGCTCTCGCTGCAAAAGGTTATGAATCGCCTACTCCGATCCAGGAACAGGCCATTCCACATATTTTGAAGCAGAGCGATATGATCGGGTCTGCTCAGACTGGAACTGGAAAGACAGCCGCCTTCGCGCTGCCTACGATCCACTTACTGAAGCGGCATAAAAAGAAGCACCGCTCCTTGGTATTGACGCCGACGCGCGAGCTGGCCGTTCAGGTTTATGAACAATTCGAAGCATACAGTAACCTGACCGGTATCAAGCTTGCCATCATCTACGGAGGTGTCGGATATCAACAGCAATTGGATCAACTGCGCGCCCCAGCTGACGTGGTGATCGCCACGCCGGGTCGACTTTTGGACCATGAGGAGAAAGGTAATATCCATCTAAATGAAGTCGAAATACTCATCCTAGATGAGGTGGACCGCATGCTCGATCTCGGATTTATCGATGATGTGCGCCGCATCGAGAAGCTGTGTTCTCACAAGAAACGACAGACGCTGCTTTTCTCAGCTACCATTCCTGAGTCGGTGCGAAAACTGTCAAGCTGGGCCTTAGAAGATCCAGTTGAGGTCATTATTGGTGAGCGGAAAAGTCCGGCCGCGACGGTGGATCACAGCGTGTATCCGGTAGACCCCCTCCAGAAATTCGATCTCATGGTGGCCTTGATCGAGGGCATGGAGATAGAGAGCTTGATCGTCTTTACACGCACCCGAATCGGCGCAGATCGTATTACACGCTGGCTCAAAGAGCATGATTACCAGGTCTCGGTAATGCACAGCGACCTAAAGCAGACAGATCGTCTACAAGCGCTCCGTGACTTTAAAGAAGGCGAAACAAATATCCTCGTCGCGACCGACATCGCCTCACGTGGGCTTGATATCAAGGGGGTAACGCATGTTATCAACTATGATGTACCGCAGCACGCGGAAGACTACGTGCACCGGATCGGCCGTACAGGCCGAGCAAATACACAAGGTGTGGCCATCACATTGGCTTCCCCTGAAGAAAATCCCGAGCTGATGCGGATCGAGAAATATATTGATGGAGAGCTCGATCGCCGGAAACTGGAGGAGTTTCCCTATCGCTATGACCCGCTTCCAGCCAAGCCCAAGCCCAAGCGCAAGAAGCGCAATCGCGGTTTTCAGTAG
- a CDS encoding tRNA glutamyl-Q synthetase, producing the protein MTDSTVKSNQSPAVYRGRIAPTPTGFLHLGHYSTFFEAYARCRAENGILIFRDEDIDRQRCTKEFADAAMEDLRKVGLDWDAGPDIGGADSPYRQSERHQRGDYLQGWRKLVQDGFLYPSPQSRKEISQSAKLAPSGEHLFPPAWRTDKPRNVDKPGTVNWRFRVPDGREICFDDQNMGFQRFVAGQDFGDFLVWRRDGWPAYELAVVIDDLAMTITEVVRGADLLLSTARQILIYEALGCSPPAFYHCSLVMGSDGNRLAKRAGSLALRTLLDAGKDPSEILAHSLPIQP; encoded by the coding sequence ATGACAGACTCGACGGTTAAATCTAATCAAAGCCCCGCTGTCTATCGTGGTCGCATCGCCCCTACCCCCACAGGGTTTCTCCATTTGGGACATTATAGCACATTTTTCGAGGCCTATGCACGGTGCCGGGCAGAAAACGGCATATTGATTTTTCGCGACGAGGACATCGATCGCCAACGCTGCACTAAAGAATTCGCAGACGCTGCTATGGAAGACTTAAGGAAGGTTGGATTAGACTGGGATGCAGGTCCAGACATCGGCGGTGCGGACAGTCCATATCGTCAAAGCGAGCGTCATCAGCGCGGAGACTACCTGCAAGGCTGGCGAAAACTCGTGCAAGACGGTTTCCTTTATCCGTCGCCACAATCGCGGAAGGAGATTTCTCAATCTGCGAAGCTGGCCCCGTCGGGCGAACATCTATTCCCACCTGCTTGGAGAACTGATAAGCCGAGGAATGTTGACAAACCTGGGACTGTAAACTGGCGATTTCGCGTTCCCGATGGCCGAGAGATTTGCTTCGACGACCAAAATATGGGCTTTCAACGATTTGTCGCAGGGCAGGACTTTGGTGACTTTCTGGTCTGGCGCCGTGATGGCTGGCCAGCTTACGAGCTCGCCGTCGTCATTGACGATCTAGCCATGACGATCACCGAAGTGGTGCGCGGGGCCGACCTACTCCTCTCAACGGCTCGGCAAATTTTAATCTACGAAGCGTTAGGATGCTCACCGCCAGCCTTCTACCACTGCTCCCTTGTGATGGGCTCCGATGGCAACCGGCTCGCCAAACGAGCCGGTTCGCTGGCCTTACGCACATTGCTCGATGCGGGCAAAGACCCAAGTGAGATCTTGGCACATAGCCTGCCTATTCAGCCGTGA